A region from the Natronoarchaeum mannanilyticum genome encodes:
- a CDS encoding mandelate racemase/muconate lactonizing enzyme family protein, translating to MGVNYADLHDPNAEYTMRELSSETMGVTNERGGGRDVEITDVQTTMVDGNFPWTLVRIYTDAGVVGTGEAYWGAGVPELIERMKPFVIGENPLDIDRLYEHLVQKMSGEGSVEGVTISAIAGIEVALHDLAGKILEVPAYQLLGGKYRDEMRVYCDCHTEEEADPEACAEEARRVVDELGYDALKFDLDVPSGLEKDRANRHLRPGEIRHKEEIVKQVTEEVKDEADVAFDCHWTFSGGSAKRMADAFEEYDVWWLEDPVPPENLEVQEEVTKSTTTPICVGENRYRVTEERRLIENQAVDIVAPDMPKVGGMRETRKIADVANQYYVPVAMHNVSSPIATMASAHVGASIPNSLAVEYHSYELGWWEDLVEEDVIEDGYIEIPEEPGLGLTLDMDAVEEHMVEGETLFDEA from the coding sequence ATGGGTGTCAACTACGCGGATCTCCACGATCCGAACGCGGAGTACACGATGCGGGAGCTTTCCTCGGAAACGATGGGCGTCACCAACGAGCGCGGCGGCGGCCGCGACGTCGAGATCACCGACGTCCAGACGACGATGGTCGACGGGAACTTCCCGTGGACGCTCGTCCGGATCTACACCGACGCGGGCGTCGTCGGCACCGGCGAGGCCTACTGGGGCGCCGGCGTCCCCGAGCTGATCGAGCGGATGAAGCCGTTCGTCATCGGCGAGAACCCGCTGGACATCGATCGCCTCTACGAGCACCTCGTCCAGAAGATGTCCGGCGAGGGATCGGTCGAGGGCGTCACGATCTCCGCCATCGCGGGGATCGAGGTCGCGCTGCACGATCTGGCCGGCAAGATCCTCGAGGTGCCGGCCTACCAGCTGCTGGGCGGCAAGTACCGCGACGAGATGCGCGTCTACTGCGACTGCCACACCGAGGAGGAGGCCGACCCCGAGGCCTGCGCCGAGGAAGCGCGTCGCGTCGTCGACGAACTGGGCTACGACGCCCTGAAGTTCGACCTCGACGTCCCCTCCGGCCTGGAGAAGGACCGCGCGAACCGCCACCTCCGTCCCGGCGAGATCCGCCACAAGGAAGAGATCGTCAAGCAGGTCACCGAGGAGGTCAAGGACGAGGCCGACGTCGCCTTCGACTGCCACTGGACGTTCTCGGGCGGCTCGGCCAAGCGCATGGCCGACGCGTTCGAGGAATACGACGTCTGGTGGCTCGAGGACCCCGTCCCGCCGGAGAACCTCGAGGTTCAGGAGGAGGTCACCAAGTCCACGACGACGCCGATCTGCGTCGGCGAGAACCGCTACCGCGTCACCGAGGAGCGACGCCTGATCGAGAACCAGGCCGTCGACATCGTCGCACCGGACATGCCCAAGGTCGGCGGCATGCGCGAGACGCGCAAGATCGCCGACGTCGCCAACCAGTACTACGTGCCCGTCGCGATGCACAACGTCTCCTCGCCGATCGCGACGATGGCCAGCGCCCACGTCGGCGCCTCGATCCCGAACTCGCTGGCCGTCGAGTACCACTCCTACGAGCTCGGCTGGTGGGAGGACCTGGTCGAAGAGGACGTCATCGAGGACGGCTACATCGAGATCCCCGAGGAGCCCGGCCTCGGCCTGACGCTCGACATGGACGCCGTCGAGGAGCACATGGTCGAGGGCGAGACGCTGTTTGACGAGGCCTGA
- a CDS encoding 2Fe-2S iron-sulfur cluster-binding protein — MTDYTVEFVGTGEEITVSDKETILSRCIEAGIAQEYSCRVGMCLACSAKIEEGEVTQPAARGLTEEEAENYALTCMARPQSDLKLDRGKYPPSIEGDVDASADGDAPAAADD; from the coding sequence ATGACCGACTACACCGTCGAGTTCGTCGGCACCGGCGAGGAGATCACGGTGTCCGACAAGGAGACCATCCTGAGCCGCTGCATCGAGGCGGGGATCGCCCAGGAGTACTCCTGCCGCGTCGGGATGTGTCTCGCCTGCTCCGCGAAGATCGAGGAGGGCGAGGTCACCCAGCCCGCCGCGCGCGGCCTCACCGAGGAGGAAGCCGAAAACTACGCGCTGACCTGCATGGCCCGCCCGCAGTCCGATCTCAAGCTCGACCGCGGGAAGTACCCGCCGAGCATCGAGGGCGACGTCGACGCGTCCGCCGACGGCGACGCGCCCGCCGCCGCGGACGACTGA
- a CDS encoding YbhB/YbcL family Raf kinase inhibitor-like protein, which translates to MSDTPAHGDAEPTGELTLTSPAFDDGERIPEQYGRDGGDVNPPLSIAGVPADAASLALVVDDPDARDPAGKVWVHWLVWNIDPAREEIPEGWDAEGADEGTNDFGEVGYGGPSPPDREHTYRFKLYALDEELGVTRGATKGELGAAMEDSVLAQAQLTGTFAP; encoded by the coding sequence ATGTCTGACACGCCGGCACACGGCGACGCCGAACCGACGGGCGAGCTGACGCTGACCAGCCCGGCGTTCGACGACGGCGAGCGCATCCCGGAGCAGTACGGACGCGACGGCGGGGACGTCAATCCGCCGCTGTCGATCGCGGGCGTCCCCGCGGACGCCGCCTCGCTCGCGCTGGTCGTCGACGATCCGGACGCCAGAGATCCCGCGGGCAAGGTGTGGGTCCACTGGCTCGTCTGGAACATCGATCCGGCTCGCGAGGAGATCCCCGAGGGCTGGGACGCCGAAGGGGCCGACGAGGGGACCAACGATTTCGGCGAGGTCGGCTACGGCGGCCCGTCGCCGCCGGACCGCGAGCACACCTACCGGTTCAAGCTGTACGCGCTCGACGAGGAGCTCGGGGTGACCCGGGGCGCCACGAAAGGCGAACTCGGCGCGGCGATGGAGGACTCGGTGCTCGCGCAGGCGCAACTGACGGGCACCTTCGCCCCCTGA
- a CDS encoding rubrerythrin family protein, which translates to MDAAEFRESVETEKASQLDRLGSSKLLIALTDGDLDERSVLESAADSEHAARGTFSGWADDESNDAAREAFADAADQERRHLDLVAAEIDGEYEPADGGPMHSYLRGREATIERVAAGMVGRSLVSVRAHTQVISFFVNEADEARADLFRELKSDTRGTLDAGLELLDELCDDAEDWERAEMVAGYVIQVAYDDYVDALGELGVEPKSLC; encoded by the coding sequence ATGGACGCAGCCGAGTTCCGCGAGTCAGTCGAGACCGAGAAGGCCAGCCAGCTCGACCGGCTCGGCTCCTCGAAACTTCTGATCGCGCTGACCGACGGGGACCTCGACGAGCGGTCGGTGCTCGAATCGGCCGCCGACAGCGAGCACGCCGCCCGCGGGACGTTCTCCGGGTGGGCCGACGACGAGTCGAACGACGCCGCTCGCGAGGCGTTCGCCGACGCCGCCGACCAGGAGCGGCGCCACCTCGATCTCGTCGCCGCCGAGATCGACGGCGAGTACGAGCCGGCCGACGGCGGGCCGATGCACTCCTATCTCCGCGGGCGCGAGGCGACGATCGAGCGCGTCGCCGCGGGGATGGTCGGACGGTCGCTCGTCAGCGTTCGCGCGCACACGCAGGTGATCAGCTTCTTCGTCAACGAGGCCGACGAGGCTCGCGCCGACCTGTTCCGCGAGTTAAAATCCGACACGCGGGGGACGCTCGACGCCGGACTGGAACTGCTCGACGAGCTGTGCGACGACGCCGAGGACTGGGAGCGCGCCGAGATGGTCGCCGGCTACGTGATTCAGGTGGCCTACGACGACTACGTCGACGCGCTGGGCGAGCTCGGCGTCGAGCCGAAGTCGCTGTGCTGA
- a CDS encoding MBL fold metallo-hydrolase, with amino-acid sequence MSPDDTSISPERLHERIDRGESISVLDVRDRDEFEAWRIDGPGVDAAQIPEMRFVQADIQGTTAELVADLDEPIVAVCARGKASDEIAGQLRDAGVDAVNLAEGMNGWARVYVRRELDADAAGADVYQYRRPASGCLSYLIASDGEAAVIDPLRAFADRYVEDAQEQGAELVAAVDTHVHADHVSGVRALADAEDAELRLPAGAEERGLAFDADLYDDGDRIGVGDVELEAMHAPGHTSELCVLRLGDVLFSADTLFLGGVGRPDLERAAPRAAESRAAPPRGKAGDDGARDLAGDLYETLHERLLELPDDTVVAPGHYGDADEAGGDGTFAASLGDLAEGLDALSMDREAFVEFTVGNLPPRPANYERIVATNLGRDELSDDEAFEVELGPNNCAVSDAD; translated from the coding sequence ATGAGCCCAGACGACACCTCGATCTCGCCCGAGCGGCTCCACGAGCGCATCGACCGCGGCGAGTCGATCAGCGTGCTGGACGTCCGAGACCGCGACGAGTTCGAGGCCTGGCGGATCGACGGCCCGGGCGTCGACGCCGCCCAGATTCCGGAGATGCGGTTCGTCCAGGCCGACATCCAGGGCACCACGGCGGAGCTCGTCGCGGACCTCGACGAGCCGATCGTCGCCGTCTGCGCTCGCGGGAAGGCCAGCGACGAGATCGCGGGCCAGCTGCGCGACGCCGGCGTCGACGCCGTCAACCTCGCCGAGGGGATGAACGGCTGGGCGCGCGTGTACGTCCGCCGGGAGCTCGACGCCGACGCGGCGGGCGCCGACGTCTACCAGTACCGCCGACCCGCCAGCGGCTGTTTGAGCTACCTGATCGCGAGCGACGGCGAGGCCGCGGTGATCGACCCGCTCCGGGCGTTCGCCGACCGGTACGTCGAGGACGCTCAGGAGCAGGGCGCCGAGCTCGTCGCGGCCGTCGACACGCACGTTCACGCCGACCACGTCAGCGGCGTCCGTGCGCTGGCCGACGCCGAGGACGCCGAGTTGCGGCTTCCGGCCGGCGCGGAGGAGCGGGGACTCGCGTTCGACGCCGACCTCTACGACGACGGCGATCGAATCGGCGTCGGCGACGTCGAGCTCGAAGCGATGCACGCGCCGGGTCACACCAGCGAGCTGTGCGTCCTGCGGCTCGGCGACGTCCTGTTTTCCGCGGACACGCTGTTTCTGGGCGGCGTCGGCCGACCGGATCTGGAACGCGCGGCGCCACGCGCCGCGGAAAGCCGAGCGGCGCCGCCGCGAGGCAAGGCGGGCGACGACGGCGCGCGCGATCTCGCGGGCGATCTCTACGAGACGCTTCACGAGCGGCTGCTCGAACTTCCCGACGACACCGTCGTCGCGCCCGGCCATTACGGCGATGCCGACGAAGCGGGCGGCGACGGCACGTTCGCGGCGTCGCTCGGCGACCTCGCCGAGGGGCTCGACGCGCTGTCGATGGACCGCGAGGCGTTCGTCGAGTTCACAGTGGGAAATCTGCCGCCCCGGCCGGCCAACTACGAGCGCATCGTCGCGACGAACCTCGGGCGCGACGAGCTCTCTGACGACGAGGCGTTCGAGGTCGAGCTCGGCCCGAACAACTGCGCCGTCTCCGACGCGGACTGA
- a CDS encoding plastocyanin/azurin family copper-binding protein translates to MQRSNSRRRLLSVTGSIVLATLAGCSGVLGGDPENDDADGEPANESDGDADGNASDGGETDGDSADGDGSSPTEDGDDAADDETPPMPEPVDWTDEERGTISVGPGGEFVFDPDAVRVEPGTLVRWLWESDFHNVVPVDRPDGADWDGETETYDQGHSYEFTFETPGTYEYVCEPHEGAGMRGYVVVSDDQQ, encoded by the coding sequence ATGCAACGTAGCAACTCTCGTCGCCGACTGCTCTCGGTGACGGGATCGATCGTCTTGGCCACTCTCGCCGGTTGTTCGGGCGTTCTCGGCGGCGACCCCGAGAACGACGACGCCGACGGCGAGCCCGCAAACGAATCCGACGGCGACGCGGACGGCAACGCGTCCGACGGCGGCGAGACTGACGGCGACAGCGCGGACGGCGACGGCAGCAGCCCCACCGAAGACGGCGACGACGCCGCGGACGACGAGACGCCGCCGATGCCCGAGCCCGTCGACTGGACCGACGAGGAGCGCGGTACGATCTCGGTCGGGCCGGGCGGCGAGTTCGTCTTCGATCCCGACGCGGTCCGGGTCGAGCCCGGAACGCTCGTGCGGTGGCTCTGGGAGTCCGATTTCCACAACGTCGTTCCGGTCGACCGGCCCGACGGCGCCGACTGGGACGGCGAGACCGAGACCTACGACCAGGGCCACAGCTACGAGTTCACGTTCGAGACGCCGGGCACGTACGAGTACGTTTGCGAGCCCCACGAAGGAGCGGGGATGCGAGGGTACGTGGTCGTGAGCGATGACCAGCAGTAA
- a CDS encoding thioesterase family protein: protein MTEYGFSATIEPRYRDIDTYEHVNHAVHVTYMEEARMRFFRDVVGQLRIDTVIANLEVDYERPIRLPDTVEVGVGVAEVGETSLTLAYDIRADGEPAASGRTTQVIVDEDGRPTPLPGDWRDALEAHRIDAAE from the coding sequence GTGACCGAGTACGGCTTCAGCGCGACGATCGAGCCGCGCTACCGCGACATCGACACCTACGAGCACGTCAACCACGCGGTCCACGTGACCTACATGGAGGAAGCCCGGATGCGCTTTTTCCGCGACGTCGTCGGCCAGCTGCGGATCGACACGGTGATCGCCAACCTCGAAGTCGACTACGAGCGCCCGATCCGGCTGCCCGACACCGTGGAGGTCGGCGTCGGCGTCGCCGAGGTCGGCGAGACGAGCCTGACGTTGGCCTACGATATCCGCGCGGACGGCGAACCCGCGGCCTCGGGCCGGACGACGCAGGTGATCGTCGACGAGGACGGGCGGCCGACGCCGCTCCCCGGGGACTGGCGCGACGCGCTGGAAGCTCACCGCATCGACGCCGCGGAGTGA
- a CDS encoding geranylgeranyl reductase family protein, with product MTTTEYDFVVVGAGTAGCYAAATAARAGHDVVVVERKDADEAGHIACGDALKGASAFPDAIPKSKIEPAFTNTGVDHGRFEIPQEDTVLEIPVPGELAVINRWEYGRLIIEGADEAGAEFHYDTVVQDVNQDDEGRVTGVDAIRKGDPLTYEAEVVVDAAGALSILQDKADLEGATFDTNVDYSQFCSAYREIVHVDEPVEWDDALVFKPTERAAGYLWYFPRTDTEINAGLGFQMTEEPMQLVDDLKGDLREREEFEDAEVEDKLGAALPTRRPYDSAVAPGFVAVGDAAGHVNPTTGGGIAGAAYAGQYAAETAIDALANGGPTEDALWEYNERVMDHFGARYAALDVYNILSTAVDTDEMMGLLAALPGEKIAESLYAGSTSVPLSLKVKTAIKSYGYWGDIYNLYKTKQRADAILDHYESYPSSPEGFPAWQSRRDDLMERVYETTGADPKY from the coding sequence ATGACCACAACGGAGTACGACTTCGTCGTCGTCGGCGCCGGGACCGCGGGCTGCTACGCCGCGGCGACGGCCGCCCGCGCCGGCCACGACGTCGTCGTCGTCGAGCGCAAGGACGCCGACGAGGCGGGCCACATCGCCTGCGGCGACGCGCTCAAGGGCGCCTCGGCGTTCCCCGACGCCATCCCGAAATCCAAGATCGAGCCGGCGTTCACCAACACGGGCGTCGACCACGGTCGCTTCGAGATCCCCCAGGAGGACACCGTCCTGGAGATCCCCGTGCCGGGCGAGCTGGCCGTCATCAACCGCTGGGAGTACGGGCGGCTGATCATCGAGGGCGCCGACGAGGCCGGCGCGGAGTTCCACTACGACACGGTCGTCCAGGACGTCAACCAGGACGACGAAGGGCGCGTGACGGGGGTCGACGCGATCCGCAAGGGCGATCCGCTGACCTACGAGGCCGAGGTCGTCGTCGACGCCGCGGGCGCGCTGTCGATCCTGCAGGACAAGGCCGATCTGGAGGGCGCGACGTTCGACACCAACGTCGACTACTCGCAGTTCTGTTCTGCCTACCGCGAGATCGTCCACGTCGACGAGCCGGTCGAGTGGGACGACGCGCTGGTGTTCAAGCCCACCGAGCGCGCCGCGGGCTACCTCTGGTACTTCCCGCGCACCGACACCGAGATCAACGCCGGGCTGGGCTTCCAGATGACCGAGGAGCCGATGCAGCTCGTCGACGACCTCAAGGGCGACCTGCGCGAGCGCGAGGAGTTCGAGGACGCCGAGGTCGAGGACAAGCTCGGCGCCGCGCTGCCGACCCGGCGTCCCTACGACTCCGCGGTGGCGCCCGGCTTCGTCGCCGTCGGGGACGCCGCGGGCCACGTCAACCCGACCACCGGCGGCGGGATCGCCGGCGCGGCCTACGCCGGCCAGTACGCAGCCGAGACCGCGATCGACGCCCTCGCGAACGGCGGCCCGACCGAGGACGCGCTGTGGGAGTACAACGAGCGCGTGATGGACCACTTCGGCGCGCGCTACGCCGCGCTGGACGTGTACAACATCCTCTCGACCGCCGTCGACACCGACGAGATGATGGGACTGCTGGCGGCGCTGCCCGGCGAGAAGATCGCCGAGTCGCTGTACGCCGGATCGACGTCTGTCCCCCTCTCGCTGAAGGTCAAGACCGCGATCAAGAGCTACGGCTACTGGGGCGACATCTACAACCTCTACAAGACGAAACAGCGCGCCGACGCGATCCTCGACCACTACGAGTCGTACCCCTCCAGCCCCGAGGGATTCCCGGCCTGGCAGTCCCGCCGCGACGATCTGATGGAGCGGGTTTACGAGACGACCGGCGCCGATCCGAAGTACTGA